A single genomic interval of Arthrobacter globiformis harbors:
- a CDS encoding sugar phosphate isomerase/epimerase family protein has translation MTENKLIIGTAPDSWGVWFADDPKQTPWERFLDEVAESGYKWIELGPYGYLPNDPTRLAEELKQRDLKVTAGTVFTAFHRGLDQWETAWEPARKVAELTAAMGGEHIVVIPAMWRDDVTGEAVESGELSDKAWSDLFAGHNRLGKTLLEDFGLKQQFHSHADSHVGAQEDIETLLGATDPQYLNLCLDTGHAEYCGASSLELIKNYPDRIGYLHLKQINPDVLRQVNEENMTWAAANLAGVMTEPPNGLPDLRAVIEAVEALNRPIFGIVEQDMYPVAFDVPMPIAKRTRNYLLSCGSRTAVN, from the coding sequence ATGACTGAGAACAAGCTGATCATCGGCACGGCACCGGACTCCTGGGGGGTGTGGTTCGCGGACGACCCGAAGCAGACCCCGTGGGAGCGCTTCCTCGATGAAGTGGCGGAATCCGGCTACAAGTGGATTGAACTCGGCCCCTACGGCTACCTGCCGAACGACCCCACCCGGCTAGCCGAGGAGCTCAAGCAGCGCGACCTGAAGGTCACCGCCGGAACCGTGTTTACCGCGTTCCACCGCGGCTTGGACCAGTGGGAGACCGCCTGGGAGCCGGCCCGGAAGGTTGCCGAGCTTACGGCTGCCATGGGTGGCGAGCATATCGTGGTGATTCCCGCGATGTGGCGCGACGACGTCACCGGCGAAGCCGTGGAAAGCGGCGAACTCAGCGACAAAGCCTGGAGCGACCTTTTCGCCGGGCACAACCGGCTCGGGAAGACCCTGCTGGAGGACTTCGGCCTGAAGCAGCAGTTCCACTCCCACGCGGACTCGCACGTAGGCGCGCAGGAAGACATTGAAACCCTGCTGGGTGCTACCGACCCGCAGTACCTCAACCTGTGCCTCGACACCGGCCACGCCGAATATTGCGGCGCCTCCAGCCTGGAGCTCATCAAGAACTACCCGGACCGCATTGGCTACCTGCACCTGAAGCAGATCAACCCGGACGTCCTCAGACAAGTCAACGAGGAAAACATGACCTGGGCCGCCGCCAACCTGGCGGGCGTTATGACCGAGCCGCCGAACGGCTTGCCGGACCTGCGCGCCGTCATCGAAGCCGTCGAGGCCCTCAACCGGCCCATCTTCGGCATCGTGGAGCAGGACATGTACCCTGTGGCCTTCGACGTTCCCATGCCGATCGCCAAGCGCACCAGGAACTACCTGCTCTCCTGCGGTTCGCGGACCGCTGTCAACTAA